The window AAGTCGTTGTTTCATATACTTAACTCATAGTGATTCTAACCCTCTCCTGGTTTACGAATGCAACAGGGAAAATGAGGCATCACTTGCTGTTTTAGCCGATCTGCTGATGGAGCTTGATAGTATGAGTGAGGTACAATTCCCGTTCTTCATTCAATATGGTGGTTACCAAATGCCATTATGGTATCAGTTGATATTTATCCGATTCATCTTTCATTCGGTCTTTGCAAAAGTTTAAAGAGTATGGAAGCCTACTCTATTATGGTTGAACTGTGGTAAATATAAATTATTGTGGGCACCTCGCTACATTTTCGGACAGTTTAGTTTGTTCCTTCCAGCACAGTTGAGCCATTCCAACTGGCACTTTTTGAACCGTTGTTCTGATCATTTGAAATCTTCTTAATTTACAGGAAGCAAGACTACTTACCCTTATTGAAGGTGTCCTTGCTGCAAACATTTTCGACTGGGGATCCCGTGCCTGCGTGGATCTCTATCACAAAGGAACGATTATTGAAATTTATAGAATGAGCCGCAATAAGATGCAAAGACCTTGGCGCGTAAGTGGATTCAAAACAAAGTTCCCATGTCCTTTCAGTTGTTTTAAATtaattgccaattgggtattcGAATGTAAAAGAGCTGTTAATCTTTATGCAGGTGGATGACTTTGATGTTTTCAAAGAGAGAATGTTAGGATCTGGAGATACAAAACCTCGTCCGCATAAAAGAGCTTTGCTATTTGTGGATAACTCGGGTGCTGACGTTATTCTAGGAATGCTGCCCCTAGCACGGGAACTTCTCCGACGTGGAACGGAAGTAAGTTTATTGCTTCCCAAGGCTCATTCCGTAATCCGTATCTAATTAAGTTATGCAATGAAAATGCCGTAGTAAGATTGATTTTGCAGGTTGTTTTGGTTGCCAACTCCCTTCCGGCTCTAAATGATGCAACTGCAATGGAGCTTCCTGAAATTGTTGCTGAAGCTGCCAAGGTCAGTCCACAAGCATGATTAAGTCTTTTAACCTTTCTTTCGTACATATAAAATGACGAGGGAAAAAGAAACTGATTCTTCTAGTCAACAGCACTGTGACATTCTTCGCAGAGCTGCTGAAGCGGGAGGTTTACTTGTCGATGCAATGGTTAGCTCTCTAGATGGTTCCAAGGGAAATTCATCTTCAGTTCCGTTAATGGTTGTTGAGAATGGTTGCGGCAGTCCTTGTATAGACTTACGGCAGGTTAGCTCTGAGCTAGCCGCTGCTGCAAAAGAGGCCGATTTGGTATGATCCTTGTTCAAACTACTAAAACCATTGTCAAGCATTACTCATAACATGATAAACACCCGAAGAAAAAAACAGAATGAGTTAGAAAAACTCTTCGAATCATTCTATTGACTGAATACTATTCATGCAGGTTATCTTGGAAGGGATGGGCAGGGCTCTTCATACCAACCTTAATGCGAAGTTTAAATGTGATGCGTTAAAGGTGAGGATTTCAATGGTTGTCGGTATTAACCTTGGTGTGATGTTTCCGTTGGAGATAGCGAACCAAGTGAACTTTGATCCAACCTGCAATAGCATTCTACGGTTTTCTTTTACACTCCAATAACAAGAACGACTTCTTTTGCAGCTTGCAATGGTGAAGAATCAAAGGCTGGCCCAAAAACTGATCCAAGGCAACATATACGACTGTGTTTGCAGATACGAACCAGTAAGTTAAAAGCTCCGGTTCACATCATCTTGTAGCGTCTGGTTGTAAGCCACGGGAGGTCTCGATCTTAGGATACAACCGCTCGATACAACAACGATTAAAGACTATGATTGTATGCAGATTTACAAGGACCCCGATTCAGTGGCGGGGTTAATGGTTCTCTTCTTTGtatgttatgtatttgttcattGGCATCCGAAAGGATGCGGCTTTTCGCTTGTGCaatcaaaattgaaacaaaataaTGTCGTCGACAAAGCTAAATTACGAAGAAAAAGAATCGAAATCGTCACCAATGGTTATATACTGCGACCAACTAGTTTATATCTTGGAACTTTTTTTCTGATTACGTAAAATCATTTGTGAAGGTTATACTCCGACTATACtcctatcattttttttatcaaatttacgAGATGCTTAACCATAGTTCGTTTTTACGACTTGTGATTGGAAATTCTCCTTTGATTTCTCTTAGAACATTTTCTTTTATCAATGTGAATTTGCGTTAAGTTACAGGATGgactaatcataataattagcTATTGAATTCTTATCCTTGTGAATTTAAATGGTTCTAGTTGAGTAATCTCATTGATGTTTGAAGATATTCGAGAAGAAAATTACTTTGGAGGCTAATTTGTTGATGTTAAGCTACTTTACGAAATAAATGGGTCAAACAGTAATGTTGTCGTCTTTATTTAAACGTGTGTTATGTGAGTTAACTATGATAATGTGTTCTTTCTACTACCCATTAGTGATAATTAGTCTTCCTTTCATGCAACCGTACGAGGCAATAACATACTTTTAATCTTTGAATCCAACGATACGTCAAAACAGAGTCAATCTCTAAAAAATTACGGAATAAATATACATCATGCTAAAGGAGACTCAAATCTAGCAAAAGTTTAGTTAGTCAGTACTATAGTCTGATGATATTACTCTTCGTTTAGAAGTGAGAGCtcttaagttcgaatctcgtggataaTGAATTCGATATTAAATTAAGTTGACTATTACGTAACTTAACCGAATTCCTCCTTTATATACTAAAAAAATCTAACAAAAGTCTAGAGTGCTTAGGTTCTCTCGTGTACTAGGAGGACGTGCAAGCCACAAAAACCACCTTTAAATACCGACATTTTGCTACAACACAGCCGAGAGcgactctctccctcactcactcactcactcactcactcacacacacacacacacacacactctctctctctctctctctctctctctccccctctcacacacacacacattcagTTCGAAACGCATCTTTCGCCTCTTCGGCCTTTTCCCTACAAATTCCTCAAAACTTGTAACTCTCAAGGATCTCACTAGCCGACCCACCATTCCAGCTTAGGGTTCTTCTCGGATCACACAGGCTCAGCACTTATGGAACAATCATACATTTTTCTTGAGGTAATTTCATTGTTTACTCTTCTGTAATTTCATTCTGGTAATTATGgttcttaaattttaattttttagagaagaaatttatttaatatttaggTCTTTGCTATCATTCtgccctaaatttttttttttttttttttttgggtgctgAATTTTTTTAGTGATGATAACAAAGCTttgttcttttttgtttattttcgtttttttcttcattaggtTTGATGTTGGGAAAAATCGTTGGACTTGTTAGGAATTTGTAGACAATGGAGAGGCCAAAGACCCCAGAAACCCTAGAAGATCAAAACCCTAGTGGTAAAACCCTAGAAGGGGCATCTGAGTTGTTAGGGTGGAGTGAGAACTGTATTGGGTTGGAGTCATTTCCTGGAATTTTGGGAGGTAGTGGAGAAGGAGTTGGTGTTACTGGTAATGATGCGGGACTTGGTTATGTGGAAGGGGTGACTCAAGCGGTGGAAGCCGAGAAAGGAGTCCTGGATGGTAATAAAGGAGAGGATTTGGGATTGTTGGGTATGGAGGCAGTTTCTGGTGTGTTTAATAGTTGCATGAATGGTGTTGGGGCTGAGGAGGTTTGTTGGCTTAATGGTGAGGTTGGTGGGGAAAATAAGGCTCAAATGGGCTCCCAAAGGTTGCCATCCGAAATGGGAAATGACGTTCAGATGGATTTTGCGGAGCCAGAGTCAGATGGGAACGGGAACTTAGAGGATTTGGGTGGTAATGAGGATGAAGAGGGTGGAGTTGATGTGGAAAGCGATGCTCAAATGGGTTCCCAACAGTCCCTATCAGATAATGGAAATGACATGCAGACGGATTTTGCGGAGCCACAGTCAGATGGGAACGGGAACTTTGAGGATTTGGGTGGTAATGATAATGAAGAGGGTGGAGTTGATGTGGAAAGCGATGCTCAAATGGGTTCCCAACGGTTGCCATCAGATAAGGGAAATGACGTTCAGATGGATTTTGCGGGGCCACAGTCAGATGGGAACAGGAACCTTGAGGATTTGGGTGGTAATGAGCATGAAGAGGGTGGAGTTGATGTGGAAAATGATGCTCAAATGGGTTCCCAATGGTCGCCATCAGATAAGGGAAATGATGTTCAGATGGATGTTTTGAAGCCAGAGTCAGATGGGAACGGGAACTTAGAGGACTTGGGTGGTACTGATAATGAGGAGGATGGAGTTGAGAAGAttgctgatgatgatgatgatggtatGAATGAAGGAAAAACATTGGGATTGAATGGGATTGACTCAGTTGGGGTTGACTCATCTAGCAAGAAGATAGAAGTTTCGGATGATGGTATATCACTGTTCGTGGATTTTAGTGGTCATCCACCAGATGATCTTCAGGTGGCAAGTTGTCCTGGATTTGCAGGTACAGAAACTGTAGAAGAATTTGGACATGATGAACAGGAGAAGGATTTTGATTATCAAGGCTATGGTTTTTCTGCGGGTGACATTGTATGGATTAAAACCAAAACCCAGACATGGTGGCCTGGTAAAATATATGATCCAGTATATGCGTCGAAGTTTGGTGCCAGTGGGGATCCAGGGGGCTGTCTACTAGTTGGATATTTTGGGATGAGTCATGTAGCATGGTGCCATCCATACCAACTAAAACCTTTTCGTGAGTACTTTGAGCAGATGTCGGGGCAAAGCAAGGCTAGAATATTCCTTGGAGCTGTTGAGAAAGCACTCGAAGAGTTTGGTCGGCTTGTAAAATTGAATATGACTTGTTTgtgtgttttgaaagaaaacCACCTGTCAGCCAGTGATGCAGAATCTATCAAAGGAATTCCCATGCCTGACCGCAAATCTGGCAAACTCGGTGAATTTTCAGTTGATCATTTTAATTCTGCAGAGTTTCTTGCGCATCTCAAAAATCTTGCACTGGTTGTTTCCATGGGTGGCACACTTGATTTTGTTGTCAAACGAAATCAATTATCAGCCTTCTACCGTTCCATAGGGCACAGCCAGCTGCCTATGCATCTACTCTGGGAAACAAATGATGCTGAAGATGGTGCTGATTGCAAGTCAATGGCTAAACGTAATGTCGACATTTGGGTTGGATATGGAGATACTGAGCTAgatgaaatgtttttgaaaagcaCACCATTAAATAACTCTCAGAAGGATGAAAGAAATGAAGTGTTAGACAAGGTTTTTGATGGAGACAATATTGCTGATGAAGGTTTCATCTCAGGTTCAAAATTGAGGAGGAGAAAGGTGAAGAGGGATTCTGACTTTGAATATGGTGATGTTGGAAATGAGGGAATGACTGAAAAAGGCATCGAATCAAGAGAACGGAAGAAGAGCAGGTACTTGTCTTACCCGTACATAAACTTGAGACAGAAGGGATTGCCTGCTGAAATGGATGATGAGGGAGTGGCTGCAAATATTGATGCCAGCCGGTCTAGTGGGTCGCCATCTAATTTTAAATTTACTGGTGAGAAGTTCTGGAGAAAGTGGTATAAAAGGCTTACAGGTGAAAGTAACATATCCGGTGACCCAAACTTAATAAATGCATCTTCTGCTGAGTTGCTTTCTGAAATCTACTCTACAGCTGTCAACTGCCTCTATCCGAACGAAAATAAGACATTTGATTCAGTTGCCTGGTTTGTTTCTAGATTCAGGATTTCGGTATTTCATGATGAATCTATTTGTAAAGCCTATCGTAACAATATGGTTGGTCAGGAAGATGCTAACCCCAACCTGTTGGGATATAGCGGTCAGAACGAGGCAAAATCTGAACCAAAGAAAAGGAGGAGAAAGTCTAAGTTGAAGCATCCAGGGGGCGAAGACACTGCCAGCATGCCAAATCTAGTTCAAAGCACTTCAACTGCTACAAAGAAAAGGGGACGACCAAATCTGGGAAGATTGAAGACTAAATCCCTTTCTGGACTGTCAGATGTGAATATTGGCATCACCCCTGATAGCTTTTTGGTGCAAGAGTCGTTGGACGTACACCCTCTCATGCCCTGTGGTAAGCAAAAGAATAGAAAGATCGATGATGTAGCAAGTCCCGTGTGTCTGCAGAATAAACAAACTACAGGAATTCCAGATTTAAATGGGAACAATCTTCTACCTGGCCTTCTTGGTGATGATCAACAGGCTATTGGCACTGCTGCTTCTGAAGGTAAAGTTTTGTTAGAAAATAGGTTAGGGAGTGAAACGGCTTCAGAGCATTTGAAGTCTAATATCCCTGCTGCCTTTGTAGATGTGAatgtaaaaaatatgaaacctGGTTCTTTGGTTGTAGATCTGCGGGTTTCTCCTCAAGCTTTGTCATGCCTGGACCCCAAACGGAATACTGGCTTACTCTCAGCTGAAACTAGGCCTGcacagagaaagagaaagagaaaggagaAAGCAGAACAAAAGCTTCCGGCTGATGGTATTCCAGATTTGAATGGAAGTAGTGCTGAATGCAACTTATTGGGAAAGGCATGTCAAGAGTTTAGTGGCCTGACGCCTCCAATTAAACCAGagcggaagaggaggaggagaaaaggAGAAGCTACTGCTATGCAGCGGAAACTGGATGTGAATAATGGTAAAGCTCAGATTAATGATAAGGCTCTGGCAACTGCTCTTATGTTGAACTTTTCCCCAGGAGTAGCAATGCCTTCAAAAGATGATTTGATTTCAACATTTTGTCGGTTCGGACCTTTGAAGGAGTCGGAGACACAGATGTTGAAAGATCCTGGTAGTGCCCAGGTTGTATTCATGGAAAATGCTGATGCTGGGGAAGCACTTCGGAGTCTAGAGAAGGACAACCCTTTCGGAGGAAACCTCGTTAGTTACAAGCTCTTCCATCTTCCATCTGTGTCCAGGGTTTTAGAACCAGGTTGGTCTCTCCCCACAGGTCTAGCCTCTCCAAGTTTGCCTGAAAAGGCATCTCGCCTCGACTTCATAAGGCAGAATCTTCAGATGATGACATCAATGCTGGAGAACTCAGGAGACAATCTTTCTCCGGAGATGCGAGCAAAGCTGGAGTGTGAAATTAAGGCCCTCCTGCAGAAGGTGAGCTCCATGACtggttcttcttcctcttcttaatTGGAATTGAAGGTTTTGGAAGTCTTATATGCGTTGTCTGTAAATGTAGGGAGTGACTCCTTCGGGCAGGCTCTGTAGGTGAATTAATGTTAGAATTGGAACCTTTGTAATTTATTGCATGCAAGGGCATAGGCAGATGACCTATTGCATTCAAACCTCTATGTATCTCTAGTAATTCGGCTTTTCATTATttcatctctccctctctctctccctccctccctccctttcGTATTATTGTTATTTCATCACTCGGTTCCTTCTAGTAATTCGGTTTTTCGTTGTATAGATTTTCTTATGGTTGTGTTTGGGGGGGTTCTTGTTTGTGTTTGGGCTGCAAAGTGAATGAAGCTGAATTTAAAACAATGATGAGTTACTTCACACGGGTCGGACGATTTGGTTTTCCTGTTTTGGACcggtttgtttttggttttgaacGAAACAGGTCGGACCATTAGGTTTTTCTGTTTAGACCGTTATCTTTCAGTTTCAGCCTGGCCGGAGTTCTGGTTTTCAGTGGCGGCGGCAGAGGACTGGCTCCCACGCCGGACGTTCAAAATAGTCGGGCAGTGTTTCAATCTCCAAAACAGAGCTGGAAAACTTATTTCAAACCAAGCTTTTGCAGAAGAGTCACAAAATTATTGCTTCATATCAAATTTGCATTCACAACAGAAAATTCATATTCGAAAATCGCGAACAACTTTCTGGAGATCATGAAACCCGATTGAACAGAAACAACAATGCAAATCGTTTCAGGAACACAATAAAACAACTTCGAATGCTACTCCATGACGGCAACTCCTCCAGCCGTCTTTATTTTCTCAATTATGTCACTTGCTTCCTCTTTGGTAACCCCTTGTTTAAGCACACAAGGTACCTTCTCGACGAGATCTTTAGCCTCCTTCAATCCCAGACTGGTAAATGTCCTCACTTCCTTGATCACCTTGATTTTTGCAGCGGCATCGAACTTCTCCAATTTCACATCAAAAGCCGTTTTCTCCACCTTCTTTTCCTCGGCCTTTGAACCACCAGCCGCCCCTCCCTGTGAACCCAAGTCCAAGCCTTCTGT is drawn from Malus domestica chromosome 14, GDT2T_hap1 and contains these coding sequences:
- the LOC114819177 gene encoding serine/threonine-protein kinase ATM-like isoform X1 — encoded protein: MERPKTPETLEDQNPSGKTLEGASELLGWSENCIGLESFPGILGGSGEGVGVTGNDAGLGYVEGVTQAVEAEKGVLDGNKGEDLGLLGMEAVSGVFNSCMNGVGAEEVCWLNGEVGGENKAQMGSQRLPSEMGNDVQMDFAEPESDGNGNLEDLGGNEDEEGGVDVESDAQMGSQQSLSDNGNDMQTDFAEPQSDGNGNFEDLGGNDNEEGGVDVESDAQMGSQRLPSDKGNDVQMDFAGPQSDGNRNLEDLGGNEHEEGGVDVENDAQMGSQWSPSDKGNDVQMDVLKPESDGNGNLEDLGGTDNEEDGVEKIADDDDDGMNEGKTLGLNGIDSVGVDSSSKKIEVSDDGISLFVDFSGHPPDDLQVASCPGFAGTETVEEFGHDEQEKDFDYQGYGFSAGDIVWIKTKTQTWWPGKIYDPVYASKFGASGDPGGCLLVGYFGMSHVAWCHPYQLKPFREYFEQMSGQSKARIFLGAVEKALEEFGRLVKLNMTCLCVLKENHLSASDAESIKGIPMPDRKSGKLGEFSVDHFNSAEFLAHLKNLALVVSMGGTLDFVVKRNQLSAFYRSIGHSQLPMHLLWETNDAEDGADCKSMAKRNVDIWVGYGDTELDEMFLKSTPLNNSQKDERNEVLDKVFDGDNIADEGFISGSKLRRRKVKRDSDFEYGDVGNEGMTEKGIESRERKKSRYLSYPYINLRQKGLPAEMDDEGVAANIDASRSSGSPSNFKFTGEKFWRKWYKRLTGESNISGDPNLINASSAELLSEIYSTAVNCLYPNENKTFDSVAWFVSRFRISVFHDESICKAYRNNMVGQEDANPNLLGYSGQNEAKSEPKKRRRKSKLKHPGGEDTASMPNLVQSTSTATKKRGRPNLGRLKTKSLSGLSDVNIGITPDSFLVQESLDVHPLMPCGKQKNRKIDDVASPVCLQNKQTTGIPDLNGNNLLPGLLGDDQQAIGTAASEGKVLLENRLGSETASEHLKSNIPAAFVDVNVKNMKPGSLVVDLRVSPQALSCLDPKRNTGLLSAETRPAQRKRKRKEKAEQKLPADGIPDLNGSSAECNLLGKACQEFSGLTPPIKPERKRRRRKGEATAMQRKLDVNNGKAQINDKALATALMLNFSPGVAMPSKDDLISTFCRFGPLKESETQMLKDPGSAQVVFMENADAGEALRSLEKDNPFGGNLVSYKLFHLPSVSRVLEPGWSLPTGLASPSLPEKASRLDFIRQNLQMMTSMLENSGDNLSPEMRAKLECEIKALLQKVSSMTGSSSSS
- the LOC114819177 gene encoding serine/threonine-protein kinase ATM-like isoform X4, which codes for MERPKTPETLEDQNPSGKTLEGASELLGWSENCIGLESFPGILGGSGEGVGVTGNDAGLGYVEGVTQAVEAEKGVLDGNKGEDLGLLGMEAVSGVFNSCMNGVGAEEVCWLNGEVGGENKAQMGSQRLPSEMGNDVQMDFAEPESDGNGNLEDLGGNEDEEGGVDVESDAQMGSQQSLSDNGNDMQTDFAEPQSDGNGNFEDLGGNDNEEGGVDVESDAQMGSQRLPSDKGNDVQMDFAGPQSDGNRNLEDLGGNEHEEGGVDVENDAQMGSQWSPSDKGNDVQMDVLKPESDGNGNLEDLGGTDNEEDGVEKIADDDDDGMNEGKTLGLNGIDSVGVDSSSKKIEVSDDGISLFVDFSGHPPDDLQVASCPGFAGTETVEEFGHDEQEKDFDYQGYGFSAGDIVWIKTKTQTWWPGKIYDPVYASKFGASGDPGGCLLVGYFGMSHVAWCHPYQLKPFREYFEQMSGQSKARIFLGAVEKALEEFGRLVKLNMTCLCVLKENHLSASDAESIKGIPMPDRKSGKLGEFSVDHFNSAEFLAHLKNLALVVSMGGTLDFVVKRNQLSAFYRSIGHSQLPMHLLWETNDAEDGADCKSMAKRNVDIWVGYGDTELDEMFLKSTPLNNSQKDERNEVLDKVFDGDNIADEGFISGSKLRRRKVKRDSDFEYGDVGNEGMTEKGIESRERKKSRYLSYPYINLRQKGLPAEMDDEGVAANIDASRSSGSPSNFKFTGEKFWRKWYKRLTGESNISGDPNLINASSAELLSEIYSTAVNCLYPNENKTFDSVAWFVSRFRISVFHDESICKAYRNNMVGQEDANPNLLGYSGQNEAKSEPKKRRRKSKLKHPGGEDTASMPNLVQSTSTATKKRGRPNLGRLKTKSLSGLSDVNIGITPDSFLVQESLDVHPLMPCGKQKNRKIDDVASPVCLQNKQTTGIPDLNGNNLLPGLLGDDQQAIGTAASEDLRVSPQALSCLDPKRNTGLLSAETRPAQRKRKRKEKAEQKLPADGIPDLNGSSAECNLLGKACQEFSGLTPPIKPERKRRRRKGEATAMQRKLDVNNGKAQINDKALATALMLNFSPGVAMPSKDDLISTFCRFGPLKESETQMLKDPGSAQVVFMENADAGEALRSLEKDNPFGGNLVSYKLFHLPSVSRVLEPGWSLPTGLASPSLPEKASRLDFIRQNLQMMTSMLENSGDNLSPEMRAKLECEIKALLQKGVTPSGRLCR
- the LOC114819177 gene encoding serine/threonine-protein kinase ATM-like isoform X3, which codes for MERPKTPETLEDQNPSGKTLEGASELLGWSENCIGLESFPGILGGSGEGVGVTGNDAGLGYVEGVTQAVEAEKGVLDGNKGEDLGLLGMEAVSGVFNSCMNGVGAEEVCWLNGEVGGENKAQMGSQRLPSEMGNDVQMDFAEPESDGNGNLEDLGGNEDEEGGVDVESDAQMGSQQSLSDNGNDMQTDFAEPQSDGNGNFEDLGGNDNEEGGVDVESDAQMGSQRLPSDKGNDVQMDFAGPQSDGNRNLEDLGGNEHEEGGVDVENDAQMGSQWSPSDKGNDVQMDVLKPESDGNGNLEDLGGTDNEEDGVEKIADDDDDGMNEGKTLGLNGIDSVGVDSSSKKIEVSDDGISLFVDFSGHPPDDLQVASCPGFAGTETVEEFGHDEQEKDFDYQGYGFSAGDIVWIKTKTQTWWPGKIYDPVYASKFGASGDPGGCLLVGYFGMSHVAWCHPYQLKPFREYFEQMSGQSKARIFLGAVEKALEEFGRLVKLNMTCLCVLKENHLSASDAESIKGIPMPDRKSGKLGEFSVDHFNSAEFLAHLKNLALVVSMGGTLDFVVKRNQLSAFYRSIGHSQLPMHLLWETNDAEDGADCKSMAKRNVDIWVGYGDTELDEMFLKSTPLNNSQKDERNEVLDKVFDGDNIADEGFISGSKLRRRKVKRDSDFEYGDVGNEGMTEKGIESRERKKSRYLSYPYINLRQKGLPAEMDDEGVAANIDASRSSGSPSNFKFTGEKFWRKWYKRLTGESNISGDPNLINASSAELLSEIYSTAVNCLYPNENKTFDSVAWFVSRFRISVFHDESICKAYRNNMVGQEDANPNLLGYSGQNEAKSEPKKRRRKSKLKHPGGEDTASMPNLVQSTSTATKKRGRPNLGRLKTKSLSGLSDVNIGITPDSFLVQESLDVHPLMPCGKQKNRKIDDVASPVCLQNKQTTGIPDLNGNNLLPGLLGDDQQAIGTAASEDLRVSPQALSCLDPKRNTGLLSAETRPAQRKRKRKEKAEQKLPADGIPDLNGSSAECNLLGKACQEFSGLTPPIKPERKRRRRKGEATAMQRKLDVNNGKAQINDKALATALMLNFSPGVAMPSKDDLISTFCRFGPLKESETQMLKDPGSAQVVFMENADAGEALRSLEKDNPFGGNLVSYKLFHLPSVSRVLEPGWSLPTGLASPSLPEKASRLDFIRQNLQMMTSMLENSGDNLSPEMRAKLECEIKALLQKVSSMTGSSSSS
- the LOC114819177 gene encoding serine/threonine-protein kinase ATM-like isoform X2, which translates into the protein MERPKTPETLEDQNPSGKTLEGASELLGWSENCIGLESFPGILGGSGEGVGVTGNDAGLGYVEGVTQAVEAEKGVLDGNKGEDLGLLGMEAVSGVFNSCMNGVGAEEVCWLNGEVGGENKAQMGSQRLPSEMGNDVQMDFAEPESDGNGNLEDLGGNEDEEGGVDVESDAQMGSQQSLSDNGNDMQTDFAEPQSDGNGNFEDLGGNDNEEGGVDVESDAQMGSQRLPSDKGNDVQMDFAGPQSDGNRNLEDLGGNEHEEGGVDVENDAQMGSQWSPSDKGNDVQMDVLKPESDGNGNLEDLGGTDNEEDGVEKIADDDDDGMNEGKTLGLNGIDSVGVDSSSKKIEVSDDGISLFVDFSGHPPDDLQVASCPGFAGTETVEEFGHDEQEKDFDYQGYGFSAGDIVWIKTKTQTWWPGKIYDPVYASKFGASGDPGGCLLVGYFGMSHVAWCHPYQLKPFREYFEQMSGQSKARIFLGAVEKALEEFGRLVKLNMTCLCVLKENHLSASDAESIKGIPMPDRKSGKLGEFSVDHFNSAEFLAHLKNLALVVSMGGTLDFVVKRNQLSAFYRSIGHSQLPMHLLWETNDAEDGADCKSMAKRNVDIWVGYGDTELDEMFLKSTPLNNSQKDERNEVLDKVFDGDNIADEGFISGSKLRRRKVKRDSDFEYGDVGNEGMTEKGIESRERKKSRYLSYPYINLRQKGLPAEMDDEGVAANIDASRSSGSPSNFKFTGEKFWRKWYKRLTGESNISGDPNLINASSAELLSEIYSTAVNCLYPNENKTFDSVAWFVSRFRISVFHDESICKAYRNNMVGQEDANPNLLGYSGQNEAKSEPKKRRRKSKLKHPGGEDTASMPNLVQSTSTATKKRGRPNLGRLKTKSLSGLSDVNIGITPDSFLVQESLDVHPLMPCGKQKNRKIDDVASPVCLQNKQTTGIPDLNGNNLLPGLLGDDQQAIGTAASEGKVLLENRLGSETASEHLKSNIPAAFVDVNVKNMKPGSLVVDLRVSPQALSCLDPKRNTGLLSAETRPAQRKRKRKEKAEQKLPADGIPDLNGSSAECNLLGKACQEFSGLTPPIKPERKRRRRKGEATAMQRKLDVNNGKAQINDKALATALMLNFSPGVAMPSKDDLISTFCRFGPLKESETQMLKDPGSAQVVFMENADAGEALRSLEKDNPFGGNLVSYKLFHLPSVSRVLEPGWSLPTGLASPSLPEKASRLDFIRQNLQMMTSMLENSGDNLSPEMRAKLECEIKALLQKGVTPSGRLCR